In Mixophyes fleayi isolate aMixFle1 chromosome 11, aMixFle1.hap1, whole genome shotgun sequence, one DNA window encodes the following:
- the LOC142106887 gene encoding arylacetamide deacetylase-like 4 yields the protein MGLALALLVILVGIFIALIFLLVVGIIYFEFSNSEIPPGVANPGKLRIIHGVMIGIAVVGRILQNMLICSQLGFTRYVRNKLMIRKLGEDPKLFIKDLQIEGIPVRVYQPRSPSAGGRKGVLFFHGGGWMFGSIDSYDILCRYLSKGTESVVVSVGYRLTPEHRYPAAFDDCLSVTIHFLKSAQEYGVDSSSVIISGDSAGGNLTAAVCQALVSRTDLPKPLAQVLIYPVVQAIDFHLPSYIQNRAVPILYRERAVFYMMNYTEGNMSMMEEVLDGDHVPVEMKLQFRKWLSPDNIPDEFKVRGYQPRVMASHSEDVYEAHKQVFEPHFSPLLAEDSVMGLLPKAYILTCEFDVLRDDGLLYKKRLEDNGVPVTWYHVKDGFHGIVTFFDSGKLTFESGKLAVDNIVNFMNSV from the exons ATGGGTCTAGCTCTCGCTCTTCTAGTGATCCTTGTAGGAATTTTCATTGCACTCATTTTTCTGCTAGTGGTGGGCATCATTTATTTTGAATTTTCAAACTCAGAAATTCCTCCGGGGGTTGCCAACCCCGGCAAGCTTCGGATCATCCACGGTGTCATGATTGGTATAGCAGTGGTG GGGAGAATACTTCAGAAtatgcttatatgcagtcagctGGGATTCACACGTTACGTCAGAAATAAACTCATGATCAGAAAGTTAGGAGAAGATCCCAAACTCTTCATCAAAGACCTGCAGATTGAAGGGATTCCGGTCAGAGTTTACCAGCCTAGATCGCCATCTGCTGGTGGCAGAAAAGGCGTCCTGTTCTTCCACGGAGGAGGTTGGATGTTCGGAAGTATTG ATTCCTATGACATTTTATGTCGCTACCTTTCAAAAGGGACAGAATCAGTGGTTGTCTCTGTTGG ataCCGCCTGACACCAGAACACCGTTACCCTGCCGCATTTGACGACTGTCTCAGTGTCACCATTCACTTCCTGAAGAGCGCACAGGAATATGGTGTAGACTCGTCCTCTGTTATAATAAGTGGAGATAGCGCGGGGGGTAACCTCACGGCCGCTGTTTGTCAAGCCCTAGTGAGCAGGACTGATCTTCCAAAGCCTCTGGCCCAGGTGCTGATCTACCCAGTAGTCCAAGCGATCGACTTCCACTTGCCTTCGTATATACAAAACAGAGCCGTGCCTATTCTGTACAGGGAGCGAGCTGTATTCTATATGATGAACTACACGGAAGGCAACATGTCCATGATGGAAGAAGTCCTAGATGGAGACCATGTTCCCGTGGAAATGAAACTGCAGTTTAGGAAGTGGTTAAGTCCTGATAATATTCCTGATGAGTTTAAGGTCCGGGGCTACCAGCCCCGCGTCATGGCCTCACATTCTGAGGATGTTTATGAAGCTCACAAACAAGTGTTTGAACCTCACTTCTCTCCGCTGCTGGCTGAGGACTCTGTGATGGGTCTTCTACCAAAAGCCTACATCCTAACATGCGAGTTTGACGTTCTCCGCGATGATGGACTGCTCTATAAGAAGCGGCTAGAAGACAATGGAGTCCCGGTCACCTGGTACCATGTTAAAGATGGATTCCATGGTATTGTCACTTTCTTTGACAGTGGAAAGCTTACATTTGAATCTGGAAAGCTGGCTGTTGATAACATTGTCAACTTTATGAACAgtgtttga